Below is a window of Stygiolobus azoricus DNA.
TTAAATTTAACATAAAATAGGGAAGTAGAAGGAAGAAAAAACTATCTTAATGCAACAATCTAGGCATTATAATTATCGCAAAGATCATTAACGACAAAACTACTAAACTAATAAGTATATAGATCTTATCTCTCTCTGTAGAGTATATTATTACTTGTTCTCCGACTATTAGAACCGGCAAGGAGATTAATACAATCAGACCATAAAGAGAAATATTCAAAGGATTGTTAAGGTTAAAGATATCAATATTTGATGTATTATATGCGTATATGTTAACAGAGGAGTTACTATGCAACACTATGAAAATTAGCATTCCACTTACAATTAGTATAGAAGATATAATAACCCCGTATCTAAGTGTTGAACTTATGACCTTTTTTTCATCCAAAAATACCAAGCCCCTTCAAAATTAGCTGGATTCCAAGAGCTACTAGGACTAAAGTAAATATTTGCCTTAACCTTCTACTCAAAAATCTGTTTAAATACCTTGATCCTAACGAAGCACCCAAAAATACGCCAGGGACAGTAGCCGCGATTATTATTGGATCTATGAGACCTAGTGCCCAATATACTCCTGAGCTAGTTGCCGC
It encodes the following:
- a CDS encoding DUF1634 domain-containing protein codes for the protein MDEKKVISSTLRYGVIISSILIVSGMLIFIVLHSNSSVNIYAYNTSNIDIFNLNNPLNISLYGLIVLISLPVLIVGEQVIIYSTERDKIYILISLVVLSLMIFAIIIMPRLLH